ATTCAACAATCGCACCGAAATAAACCACCTTAAACACTAATTCATCATACTCACTGCAGCTGCTTGGAACGCTTCGACATTGGCCGCTGCCGCCAACGACGACGCCAACATGTAGAGCAGCGTCCACGCTGCACAGAAGTACATCTCTATTTTCAGCCACGGTATCTTGTGGAACTTTTCGCACACATGGAACAGATAGAAGACCAGCATGATACCGCTGAACCAGAATCCCAGCATCGCGACCGTGTTGAAGAACGACCCCCGCGATAGGTGACTGAAGTATGACACTTCGATGCATATGAAACCAATGAGATTCAACACGATGCAGACGATTTTGATGATGCCGGGAATCGATCGGACGTACTCCGGGTCGTAGCGGATGTACGGCTGGGTCACCGTGGTCGTTTGCGTGACGGTAGCCGTTTGTGAAAAGTCAGTCATGGTGTACCGTTGTGTGTATTTGGAGGGAGGTGGGTGTCACTGAAAATGAAACGAAACATGATAAGGTCGAGGGCATGATGGTTAAGCAAAGCATTTAGTATAGCTATGTAGGTATGTGGTGGTCAGAACGAAAAACCAACGATTTTCGTTCTGCATACCTTATCACTGGGTTAGAAGTACGAACTATGAGTAAACGAGACCGGAAAATCGATATAAACACTCGAGTACATTACGGTAGCGTTGTTGTAGCCGCGTTTCGTGGCCGgagaaaaattcctcaaagacgTTTCATTGAAATCACTCTCGAAGTCGCACTTTGTGGCGCGATGTCAACGACGTGCGCTGAATATGCTACACACATCTATACGCGCGCATTAATAAAGATGACTCAAAATCTTCTAAATTTCACACATCTGCTGTAATATGGTCCATTCAAGGTCGTTTGATTTGATATGTCGTACGTACTACACAAACGTATGCTAGAAAGAAGGTGgtcaaattccttcaagaatggaagtaactttttgaaaaaagctCCACTGCAACTATTTGGAAGTGGTGATGCACATCACTTAATTGGAATTCACAAGTGCAGTCATTAAGTAGCTTTCATTAGGTGGAATAGCTATAACACTCACCAGACTAGATAATGATGACTCGATTGGCTCGGAATGCAATTCCACGAGATGGCAAGAACACTTGTTGGAGGTTGACTGCCAGTCGTCGTCACTTCTCCTGTTTCTCAACTGTGTTATTCTACTGGCGACGAGGTTAAAGGGAAAAGTCAACACAAACTGCCCAAATAAGTATAGTTCGTATGTCAGCGACGACAACACTACCCTAGACTCAAAAACAAGAGACAAATGTCCGATCGACCAGTCAAACCATCAAAATAGTGAGGCAACAGTGTGTTTATTAGTATAATCGCCACCAACACTTGGCGATTGGCGTTTTTGGAGGCGTATTCGCGCTGAAGTAATCACCTCTTGGTCATTTGTGTGCGTGTGAAAACAGTGTTTGACAAAATTGCCTGTCCAGTaatttttcagtttaaaatatttATGTTTTGCACCTTTCAAATTCTGATATATTTAATTCAgctggaaaatattttcagcacttacaaaaccATTTATTTCACTAACCGATCAATTTCATTCTGAAAacagaatttttgattttttatttcaaatatcaCATTACCTATTTTAAGACATTTTTAAAATCATGgatcggacctggtgtgatggttaaagcacgtgacttttacgctgagggaagttaagcgtgggtcccgatatgAACTCTGGGCTTAAAATGTTGttactacccgagcagaggagaatagcaagttaataactacgaaatcacataacctgtttttatatcttgttttgttattattaaattatcaaggcaaagcttttccataacaaattttgttggacaatctgattttgttataatcaagctattgatatacattaactaaattacaattaaataacatgttttgttgaagtacaagtttagttattgttgcagtattgatccacttatcagcaatagcacaacagtaataAGTtatgaaatcacagcaacaattcgacaattatgacctgtccctttgtgttgttcaatttGTGTACtcagttaaaaaggaaatttctgaacaactccttttaagaattccttaaataattttcggttaAGCActcggaagttctggagaaactttcgataaatccctggagaattcttcaagagaactcctcgcgtaattttcttagaaattttgaaggtaattcttctgagcaattattagaattcttgttcagaatcttttgaaaaactcctggagaatctttcggaaaaacttctggtgaaatcctaaaagaaattttcagagaaatcttaagatgaacttcaggacttggaaatcaggaaattctgaagaaatccttgaagggattctatgcagtattctggaggaatttctagaggattctttgaaaatctatgaaagtttccgtagaagaactcccggagaaatttctgaaagatttttggaggcatttatGGAATAgcttatgaccaaatctgtcgacgaatttctagaagaattttatgacaaagtcacttgataaacatataaggagtttttgacggaatccttagagaaataaatagaggaattgtagaaaaaaaatattgctaaaaattctggtgaaagtcctgtaggaatcatcagaggaagttcaaaagaaattatagaaaaaaaatggtggaatccttgtagaatcctggaggaatattcgacataatggggcacgttcgctgtagtactagatttgtagtaatgagctgaattttagtatggtgagaaggtcaattctccgtttctgcaatgaaatggtccaaaaaacgtgggtattatgattccttgcctaatttgatgctatttgagcaaaactttggataactatgttgtttatgttgcaagaaaattagaaaacaacaacactgttgcccaaagttttgctcaaacagcatcaaattgggcaaggaatcataatacccacgctttttggaccatttcattgcagaaacggagaattgaccttctcaccatactaaaattcagctcattactacaaatctagtacttcaccgatctgtcctattcttgaatccagggaaaattcgaaggaattaaaacaaagtttccagaaaaattttaataatctgtacaatatttccaatatcccaaaatttttctgaaaaactgttaagcattccaaaaattcttcagtttctatgctgaaaaaaaaaaacaaaacaaaagtcacaaattgctgtcgacgatcaaactttttttcaagtacacgtgttgatttcaaaaccgtgctccgaaaacaattaaagtagaacagcttataaattacaggtggaagctcgtcgtatttgataataaatTTTAGGATAGAGactaaccagccaagggctgaaagtctctttaataaagacaaatcaatcaaatcaatttgataatatagaaattactatagTTCGaatatcttgcgacttcaaatctcttagaatgagtcaaaagctgaatataatatttttgatcatttgaaaatatttcttacgtcagtgtgatgaacctcatgttattggcgggcttgtgagacaaataattttatataataagtattataacttatttattaacgagtttgatatcatagcaagttctgctctccgattattatcaaaaacatattaatatcaaaatttgttattgaaatattttccgaattcactgttattaagttgttattgaaactaacaaaacaagttattgaaatggtttcccaggaacattttttgttatggaatttgttattttgccgcttatgacagacaagtttataacacaatatgaaatggtaataacttagaaataatcgattttattattcagttattttgcccaaataacacagctccttatgctgttgttattcccttctgctcgggtaaagaTAGCATTTTTTTAATCGATTCGCTGATGGTAAATACAGTATATTTTATTTCTCTTTGTAAacaatacatctctaaattttaaGAAACTTCGACAAAATGATACATATTATATTCAATTAAATTAATTTAATGACACACTGTACCAACACTTTGTCCATTCCGTTGTATTTAGCTACAACATACCTTCCCACACACCCGAAAAGCGtaatacactgtatagcaaaatGCAATAATCGGTGTGCTTCCACACGAGATGCACGTGCCAGAGTGTACGAATTCACCCACACTGTGTGTGGGTGAGTGACGAGCTAGGTATTGGTTGGGTGGGTGATTGAAGCTTGAACGCACGCGATCGACGAAAGTAGGTGTATAAAAACAAACGATAAAGCGATCGATGGAGAAACCCCGGTTTTGTCACAGTTTGGTGAAAGTTTTGCTCCGGCTTGCAAGCAACATTGGGAGAGTGTCAATCGCGTGGTCAGTTTACTTTTTAACGTTGATTGAATTGCTGATTTTGTGATTGTCGATGTGCATCATTTCACGATGCTGAGTTGAAAATTGAAGGAATGAATTTATACTACATATATGTTGCATTATTGTTGCTACGAAAGCATGTGCTGTGTTATAAGTATTTAATGCATTTTCAATGTAACGTTTTGCGACGTTGAGCTCAACGATGTATGTATGTAACTATTTACCGCCTATTAAATCGATGTTTCCAAAAATAATCGCGTATCTGAACAATGTATATGGCTCAATTTAGTTTGCATTACAATCAACCATGCACCCTCATCAGCGATCAAGCAACCTCTTTATTGCATGCATTTAAACTCAAATGTCATAATGCTGTCATCGTATTCTGTGGTAGCGGTATAAGTGACGTGCAAACTAGTCTGCGTTGTAATTTTTactggggcttgggatttgccaccatcctcaatgtacacgtttcgagagctcaaactttattgggtcaataacggcgctggccacgtccttacggtttactggggaaggaaaggaatgttagttcgacaactgttgctactacccgagcagaagaaaatatcaacagcataataaaatatgttattttgacttAATAATtgagttgtttagtgaataaaatattgcttttttctatatcctaatcgaaagagctcatttttgtgAGTTTAACGTGTCTTTTttagattccaatacctttgttttgatggctaaattaacaaaacagttttaattttcgtggatagttcgacccgaacaaaaaatatccccatacaaacttcaaatgcattttaaaaatagttcctggactccaaaagttatgaaactttggatttcgactaatttttgggcggagaatctgattatggaataatccggatacccctaaagatcCCAATTGAATAATGGAAACAGTAATTTTTATATTATTGGCAacacatattatgttataatcttttctgtcataagcggcaaaataacaaatatcataacaaaaaaatgtttctggaagactaattcaataacatgtattgttagatcaattacaacttgataacaggaaatttgtgaacttgttattgttgtgttgttGTTAATCAAATATTTATGTACActctctatagtagaataataactaaacttgttctacaacaaaatatattattgaaatgttatcttgtggataaaTCCAAATAACtagaacataacaaaataagatttccCATCAAAACATATTatcaaaaagatatattttgataagttaacaataacaaatttatttatctatatatataaaaatgagtttgatgtacctttgaggcaacaaaacctacgaacgggtgaaccgatcagcatgactcttgcacggttcgattcgtattcatggtggctgtgtttatatgtataaaaaaatatgaaaataaactagaaaagtaagaaaattgctaaaatactgattttcgtgagctggaaaggaaatcaacacgatcgaaataaaaccaatctagagtgcggtgacgttatgagctcaacagttgtcaaaccaccacagcatggcaagacaacgtttgccgggacagctagttatgatataaaaacaagcTATGGgaatctgttgttatcaatttgatattttcctcggcacgggtagaggttgtatgtactactggaccctccacagttgtcacgggaaaaaGTTTTGATAGTAGGGAGAGATTGATAGTTATATAGATCAGGgatacactttggtaagcgatgcgatccatACAACCGTACATTATATTCACAAATGTGTCTCCTCACAATTCGGAAGAACGGTAAGACCAAGAaagattaaaattaaaatttatggaataaaaaatattttgcgtAACCTCGCAATTAGGGGGACTGGTGAACCAAcatgctacttgccatgaaatcgatatattgaaacaaaatattgtgccgacactaacagtggcggaccgcacaaacttaggcaaaatactgacgcataattacggatcaaatcagtgtggccagcaccgtaaAGTGCCAAACTGTACAAAAATACaggagaatttatttaaaatataacatttctattgaaaaatttggccgacacttgaaatgaCGGACTTTGCAGTTCTTGTTGAGTAAATTTATGAGGGATGATTTTAAACAAACAGATATATTTactgcatttttcaaagaaaaacaaggCATATGctcactagcgtgggacacaaaaacacattttactcctgtacactttttgagttccattttggtcctatatcaactgtgcaaaatttcagagcaatcggagaaactatattttagcgccagccattttaagttttcatacgatttagtatggggaaaatcaccttttcaaagaaaaatcgccacaggttgccccttaatccctaaaaataaatcgatgaatgatttctgttggaaattttacgaggaaccaaccctccgaagaccgcaaagcgatctgaagcatgtggaaaaagttattgactgaaaaccgaatggcatgcaaacgctgtttaacatgtaaggaataacaataaataataaaacctcgttattttatcgatcgggtgaagcctaataactttttccacgaacgtcgcatcgatttgctgtcttcgaaggtctgattcctagtaaagtattctacagaaatcattcatcgacttatttttaggaatctaggggtaactcctagcgatttttctttgcaggagtaaaatttccccatagtaaatcgtatgaaaaactaagaatggcgggcgctaaaatatagttttttccgatcgatctgaaattttgcaaagttgatatgggaccaatgtggaactcaaaaagtatacaggaacttgagttttgccatttttttgtattttcccatataagccGTGTACCAGACTAATGCTCACCGATCATCAAGCATTCATtcgagcacccgtcgacctatcgctaaaaTGATACAATCGTGCGACACTATTTTTCTTCACTTGCATGTACAGCAAAGatcaacacaatactaaacactaaacacccacGCATCTATTCTTTCCATTAAGTTTCTCCTGTAGGGGAAAAAAGTCCGTAATGCCAAGATGTGGTAAAATGGCCAAACTCATAAAACCATTCCTGAATGTGATCTATTCATTACTGTAAGTGAAAGATTTACACatatgtttgcataaaatatCCTTCTAGAAGGAAGGCAGGTAAACTTAAGGACAATCTTTTGATTTCGCTTCGGGATTTTCTTGCTTGTAATTAAGGTTTCCTGGTGATTTAGTCCAACgagattgag
The genomic region above belongs to Aedes albopictus strain Foshan unplaced genomic scaffold, AalbF5 HiC_scaffold_474, whole genome shotgun sequence and contains:
- the LOC109433591 gene encoding CKLF-like MARVEL transmembrane domain-containing protein 4; protein product: MTDFSQTATVTQTTTVTQPYIRYDPEYVRSIPGIIKIVCIVLNLIGFICIEVSYFSHLSRGSFFNTVAMLGFWFSGIMLVFYLFHVCEKFHKIPWLKIEMYFCAAWTLLYMLASSLAAAANVEAFQAAAFFGYCAMVAYGYDAFLKYKAVSAGEIAQGSRTVQQQQQQQTISTVTTY